One Oryza brachyantha chromosome 3, ObraRS2, whole genome shotgun sequence DNA segment encodes these proteins:
- the LOC102721910 gene encoding zinc finger protein 1-like, with the protein MVSMAVEKVLDGAAAATMSSPASDAEGWSKRKRSRRHRAAAPTEEYLALSLLMLARGHRDDRPAVPAARQEEEEKQQHRCSVCGRAFSSYQALGGHKTSHRPRTPTKTAVLVPADDEPAALAATRTTASPSPAASSSNSGSGGGSKAHECSVCNKTFPTGQALGGHKRCHYEGPIGSSAGRGFDLNLPAALPADVITDRRLPLPAAEEEEEVLSPLAFKKPRLMIPA; encoded by the coding sequence ATGGTGAGCATGGCGGTGGAGAAGGTTCttgacggcgccgccgcggcgacgatgtcgtcgccggcgagcgacGCGGAGGGGTGGTCCAAGCGGAAGCGCTCGAGGCGCCACCGCGCTGCGGCGCCGACGGAGGAGTATCTCGCGCTCAGCCTCCTCATGCTGGCGCGCGGTCACCGCGACGACCGACCCGCcgtgccggcggcgcggcaggaggaggaggagaagcagcagcacagGTGCTCCGTCTGCGGCAGGGCGTTCTCGTCCTACCAGGCGCTCGGCGGGCACAAGACGAGCCACCGCCCCAGGACGCCGACGAAGACGGCCGTCCTCGTacccgccgacgacgagcctGCTGCGCTGGCGGCGACCAGAAcgacggcctcgccgtcgccggccgcgtccTCGTCCaactccggctccggcggcggcagcaaggCGCACGAGTGCTCCGTGTGCAATAAGACGTTCCCGACGGGGCAGGCGCTGGGCGGGCACAAGCGGTGCCACTACGAGGGCCCTATCGGAAGCAGCGCCGGCCGCGGGTTCGACCTCAACctgccggcggcgctgccggcCGACGTCATCACAGACCGGAGACTGCCGTTGccggcggccgaggaggaggaggaggtgctcAGCCCACTGGCCTTCAAGAAGCCGAGG